The following DNA comes from Mycolicibacterium aromaticivorans JS19b1 = JCM 16368.
TCCGACCTGTGCATCACTGATCTCCTCGTGCTCGGGCAGTCAGCGTGCCCGCCGATTGGCGTCGTCCGCAACCTCAGACCAGCCAACCCGGGCGCATGGGTGGCATCGACCTGGTTCAATACCAACGAGGACGGCGGCCGTGACCACGGTCGCCGGACGTGCAGCAGTGGCGCCGCGTCGCGCGGCAGATGCGCGGGAACACCGCGCGGAGGGTAGGTGAGGCGAGTCCATGACGATCGACCAACCCAGCGCCGACGGAGCCCCGAAGCCGGCTCCCCGACCGGGACCGCCACGACCCGTCCCCAAACCCCACGCACCCACCGCCCCGGTGATACTGCCGCCATCGAGCGACCCACACCGGTTCGGCCGCGTCGACGACGATGGCACGGTCTGGCTGATCACCTCGGACGGCGAACGCAATATCGGCTCGTGGCAGGCCGGCGACACCGAGGCGGCCTTCGCCCACTTCGGCAGGCGCTTCGAAGATCTCGCCACCGAGGTCACGCTGATGGAGACCCGGCTGGCCTCCGGCACCGGCGATGCCCGCAAGATCAAAGCGGCGGCTGCCTCGCTGGCTGAAACGCTGCCCACGGCAAGCGTTCTCGGCGACCTCGACGCGCTGGCCGCTCGACTGACCGCGATCCGCGACCACGCCGAGGAAACCGCGGCGGCCGATCGGGCCCGTCGCGAGCAACACCGGGCCGAGCAGACCGCACGCAAGGAGGCGCTGGCCGCCGAAGCCGAGGAGCTGGCGACGAGCTCCACCCAGTGGAAGGCCGCCGGCGACCGGCTGCGCGCGATTCTCGACGAGTGGCGCACCATCACCGGCCTGGACCGCAAGACCGACGACGCGCTGTGGAAGCGCTACTCGGCGGCCCGCGAAACATTCAACCGGCGCCGGGGCTCGCACTTCGCCGACCTGGACCGCGAACGCGCCGGCGCCAGGCAGGCCAAGGAGCAGTTGTGCGTGCGCGCCGAGGAGCTGGCCGGCTCCACCGACTGGTCGGCGACGGCGGCGGCGTTCCGCGATCTGCTCGCCGAGTGGAAGGCCGCCGGCCGGGCAGCCAAGGACGTCGACGACACCCTGTGGCATCGATTCAAGGCGGCCCAGGACACCTTCTTCGCCGCGCGCAATGCGGTGAATGCCGAGCGCGACAGCGAATTCCAGGCCAATGCCGCCGCCAAGGAGGCCTTGCTGGCCGAAGCGGAGAAACTCGACACCTCCAACCCGGACGCGGCCCGCTCGGCATTGCGGACCATCACCGACAAGTGGGATGCGATCGGCAAGGTGCCGCGGGAGCGGTCGGCCGATCTGGAACGCCGGTTGCGTGCGGTCGAGAAGAAGGTGCGCGACGCCGCCGACTCGGGGCGCACCGATCCGCAGGCGCAGGCCCGCGCCGAGCAGTTCCGCGCACGGGTCGAGCAGTACGAGCGGCAGGCCGAGAAGGCTGAAGCCGCGGGCCGCACCAAAGATGCCGAAGCGGCCAGGGCCAGCGCCGAGCAATGGCGGCAGTGGGCCGACGCGGCAGTCGAGTCGCTCAGTAAGAAGCGTTAATCCGCGGCCGGAGGCTGCTTGCGCTCACGATGCTCGACGTCGTCGAGCAGGCTGCGGGACTGGCCCTCCCTCGCGGCGGCGCGGCGCTGTTCCTCGGCCGCCAGCTGCACCGCGGTGCGCGTCCAGACCACCCGCGCCCAATGGAAGGTCAGCAGGATGACCGCCACCCAGCCCAGCAGCAACCCGATACCCGGCCCGGGATGGCCGTGCACGGCCGTCTGCCGGGACCACACGGCCAGCAGACCGAGCGCGCAGGACAGCGCAGACCCGGCGAGGGCGACCCAGGCCAGCACCCAGCGCCGGGTGGTCAGTGCCAGCATCGAGAAGCCGACGCCGAACACCAGCGCGAACCAGCTGAACAACCGAGACGGTAGGGCGATTCCCACACTGATCGCCTTGTCGTCGCCCATCAGGACGTCGACGCCGCGGGCGGCGCCGGTGTGCGGCAGGATCAGCGACACCAGCAGGACGAACACCAGGATCGCCACCACCATGGCGCGAGCTCCCGGCTGGATCTCTCCGGCGACCTTGCGCTCGGCCTTCTCCATGTCGGAGCGGTAGGCCTCGCTCGGGTCTTCGTCGTGGCGACTCATTGCTGGCATCCCGTCGTTTCCTCGATCTGCGGTCTGCCCACCGGCGGCAGCCCCAGACCGACGGTACGGGGCCGTTGCCCGGCGGCGTGGGCGTCGCCGGCGCGGGTGCGGCGGTGACGGTGCAGCGGCGCATCGGCGATCAGATGGTGTGGAGCAGCGCCGGTGACCGTTGTGGTCACGATGTCGCCGGGGCGCGGGGTGGCATCGCCCGGCGAGAAATGCACCAGCCGGCCGTCGCGCGCGCGTCCGCTCATCCGGGCGGTGCTGGCGTCTTTGCGGCCCTCTCCGGTGGCCACCAGCAATTCGACCTCACGACCGATCTGCGCGGTGTTCTCCTCGAAGGAGATCTGCTCCTGCAGCTCGATGAGCCGGTCATAGCGTTCCTGCACAACGGCTTTGGGAAGCTGGCCGTCGAGATCGGCGGCCGGGGTGCCGGGACGCTTGGAGTACTGGAAGGTGAAGGCGGTGCTGAACCGTGCCCGGCGCACCACGTCCAGGGTGGCGGCGAAATCGTCCTCGGTCTCGCCGGGGAAGCCGACGATGATGTCGGTGGTGATCGCCGCATGCGGCATAGCCGCGCGCACCCGGTCAATGATGCCGAGATACTTCTCGGCACGGTAGGAGCGCCGCATCGCCCGCAGCACACGGTCCGACCCGGACTGCAGCGGCATATGAAGGGCGGGGCAGACATTCGGGGTCTGGGCCATCGCCTCGATGACGTCGTCGGTGAACTCGGCCGGGTGCGGTGAGGTGAACCGGACGCGCTCCAACCCGTCGATGCGCCCACAGTCGCGCAGCAGTGCGGCGAACGCGCCACGGTCGCGGGGGGTACCGGGGTCGGCGAACGAGACACCGTAGGCGTTGACGTTCTGGCCCAGCAGGGTGATCTCCAGGACGCCCTGGTCGACCAGCGACTGCACCTCGGCGACGATCTCGTCGGGCCGGCGGTCCACTTCCTTGCCGCGCAGCGCTGGCACGATGCAGAACGTGCAGGTGTTGTTGCAGCCGACCGATATGGAAACCCATGCGGCGTAGGCAGATTCGCGCGCAGCGGGCAGCGTTGACGGGAATTCACGCAGCGACTCGGCGATTTCGACCTGAGCCTGCCGGTTGTGCCGGGCCCGTTCGAGCAGCGTGGGCAGTGAGCCGATGTTGTGTGTGCCGAACACGACGTCGACCCAGGGCGCTTTCTTCAGCAGGCCTTCGCGGTCTTTCTGGGCCAGGCAGCCGCCCACCGCGATCTGCATGTCGGGATCGGCTTGCTTGCGCGGCGCCAGGTGGCTGATGTTGCCGTACAGCTTGTTATCAGCATTTTCCCGGACCGCGCACGTGTTGAACACCACCACGTCGGCGTCGGCACCCTCGGGTGCGCGGTGATATCCGGCGGCCTCGAGGAGTCCGGCGAGCCGCTCGGAATCGTGGACGTTCATCTGACATCCGTAGGTGCGCACCTGATAGGTGCGACCTTCACCCGAAGCGGGCGGTTCGCCCGTCGGATTGTTGTTGGTCAGCACCGATGTCACCTGCTCATCGTACGGAGCATTGCGAGGTGGAGAGAAATCGCGGATTGGTCAACGCTCGGCAAACTGGGGGTTACCTGGGTAGGGTCTGAACGCATGGGACGCGACGGCGAGAAGCCGATGATCTCGATCAAAGGCGTCGATAAGCACTTCGGCGAACTACACGTACTCAAGAACATCAATCTCGAGGTCGACCGCGGTCAGGTGGTCGTGGTCCTCGGGCCGTCGGGCTCGGGTAAGTCGACATTGTGCCGGACGATAAATCGGCTGGAGACGGTCGATTCCGGGACGATCGAAATCGACGGCGAGCAGTTGCCCGCGGAGGGGCGCAAGCTGGCGCAGTTGCGCTCCGACGTAGGCATGGTCTTCCAGTCCTTCAATCTCTTCGCGCACAAGACCATCCTCGAGAACGTCACGCTCGCGCCGGTGAAGGTGCGCAAGACCGACAAAGCCAAGGCGCGCGAAAAGGCCATGGCGTTGTTGGAGCGGGTAGGGGTGGCTAATCAGGCCGAGAAATATCCTGCTCAGCTCTCCGGTGGTCAGCAGCAGCGCGTGGCCATCGCCCGCTCGCTGGCGATGGACCCGAAGGTGATCCTGTTCGACGAGCCGACCAGCGCGCTGGACCCCGAGATGGTCAACGAGGTGCTGGCGGTGATGACCTCCCTGGCGTCCGAGGGCATGACGATGGTGGTGGTCACCCACGAGATGGGCTTCGCTCGCCGCGCCGCCGACCGGGTGGTGTTCATGGCCGAGGGCGCGATCGTGGAGGACGCCCCGCCCGCCGAGTTCTTCGACAACCCACGATCCGAGCGCGCCAAAGACTTCCTCGGCAAGATCCTCAACCACTAGCGCGAGAGGCCAAGACATGTTGTCACGGGCTGTGCGCCTGCTGGTGATCGCGATGATCGCGCTGGCGCTTCCATTCGCCATGACCGCCTGCGGGGGCAGCGGCAAGAAGATCACCATCGGCACCAAATTCGACCAACCCGGTCTCGCGGTGAAGAAGCCGGACGGGACGATGGCCGGCTTCGATGTCGACGTCGCCACCTACGTCGCCGGCCAGCTCGGCTACAAGCCGGACGAGATCGAATGGAAAGAGGCGCCGTCCGGGCAGCGCGAGACACTGATCCAGAACGGTCAGGTGGACTTCATCGCCGCGTCCTATTCGATCACCGACGCCCGCAAGCAGAAGGTCGACTTCGCCGGCCCGTATCTGATCACCGGTCAGAGCCTGCTGGTGCGCGCCGACAACAACGACATCACCGGCGCGGATTCGCTGCAGAACGGCAAGCGCCTGTGTTCGGTGTCGGGATCCACGCCCGCGCAGCGGATCAAGGACAAATACCCGGGTGTCCAACTGCAGCAATACGATACGTATTCGGCGTGTGTCGAAGCGTTGCGCAATGGCGCGATCGACGCGGTGAGCACCGACGAGGTGATCCTGGCCGGCTTCGCCGCGCAGTTCCCCGGCGCGTTCAAGATCATCGGCAAGCCGTTCTCCAAGGAGCCCTACGGTATCGGGCTGCGCAAGGGCGACAGTCAGCTGCGGACGAAGATCAACGACGCGATCGTGAAGATGGAGAAGGACGGCGACTGGAAGGCCGCCTTCGACAAGAATCTCGGCCCGGCCGGGATCACCGCGCCGCCTCCCCCGCCGCTGGATACTGGCGGGACGGCGGGGCAGGCCCAGCACGTCGACATTCTCGGCAAGTACAAGAGCCAGATCATCCGGGCGTTCTGGACGACCATCCA
Coding sequences within:
- the miaB gene encoding tRNA (N6-isopentenyl adenosine(37)-C2)-methylthiotransferase MiaB; its protein translation is MTSVLTNNNPTGEPPASGEGRTYQVRTYGCQMNVHDSERLAGLLEAAGYHRAPEGADADVVVFNTCAVRENADNKLYGNISHLAPRKQADPDMQIAVGGCLAQKDREGLLKKAPWVDVVFGTHNIGSLPTLLERARHNRQAQVEIAESLREFPSTLPAARESAYAAWVSISVGCNNTCTFCIVPALRGKEVDRRPDEIVAEVQSLVDQGVLEITLLGQNVNAYGVSFADPGTPRDRGAFAALLRDCGRIDGLERVRFTSPHPAEFTDDVIEAMAQTPNVCPALHMPLQSGSDRVLRAMRRSYRAEKYLGIIDRVRAAMPHAAITTDIIVGFPGETEDDFAATLDVVRRARFSTAFTFQYSKRPGTPAADLDGQLPKAVVQERYDRLIELQEQISFEENTAQIGREVELLVATGEGRKDASTARMSGRARDGRLVHFSPGDATPRPGDIVTTTVTGAAPHHLIADAPLHRHRRTRAGDAHAAGQRPRTVGLGLPPVGRPQIEETTGCQQ
- a CDS encoding DUF349 domain-containing protein, with product MTIDQPSADGAPKPAPRPGPPRPVPKPHAPTAPVILPPSSDPHRFGRVDDDGTVWLITSDGERNIGSWQAGDTEAAFAHFGRRFEDLATEVTLMETRLASGTGDARKIKAAAASLAETLPTASVLGDLDALAARLTAIRDHAEETAAADRARREQHRAEQTARKEALAAEAEELATSSTQWKAAGDRLRAILDEWRTITGLDRKTDDALWKRYSAARETFNRRRGSHFADLDRERAGARQAKEQLCVRAEELAGSTDWSATAAAFRDLLAEWKAAGRAAKDVDDTLWHRFKAAQDTFFAARNAVNAERDSEFQANAAAKEALLAEAEKLDTSNPDAARSALRTITDKWDAIGKVPRERSADLERRLRAVEKKVRDAADSGRTDPQAQARAEQFRARVEQYERQAEKAEAAGRTKDAEAARASAEQWRQWADAAVESLSKKR
- a CDS encoding amino acid ABC transporter ATP-binding protein is translated as MISIKGVDKHFGELHVLKNINLEVDRGQVVVVLGPSGSGKSTLCRTINRLETVDSGTIEIDGEQLPAEGRKLAQLRSDVGMVFQSFNLFAHKTILENVTLAPVKVRKTDKAKAREKAMALLERVGVANQAEKYPAQLSGGQQQRVAIARSLAMDPKVILFDEPTSALDPEMVNEVLAVMTSLASEGMTMVVVTHEMGFARRAADRVVFMAEGAIVEDAPPAEFFDNPRSERAKDFLGKILNH